cctGAATCGACTTTTTAGATTGTATGGGTGCTCGCCGTTATCAGTTAGTTAGAGTTGCCCTGAACTCTTGGGAATTAAGATAAGTAGGCTGAAGCATGTGTTAAGTACTTGTGTTGCATTTGGGCAAAGCTAGTTCATCGTGTGGTGCTTAAAGCTGCGTGACAAGGAGATGGATATTAAAATGAAGCTTTCATGCTTTGAAGAAAATGGAGGTTTTCATCTGTTGTCAACTTCTTGTGAAAAGCTCTTCTTTGCTTCCTCAGGGATAAAAAAACAGAAATGGAGGTAGCAAAGACCAGTGAGCAATAGATGTCATGGGCTTGAAAATGTCGAGGTAATTATGGATCTATTATGAATGGAGTAGATGCTGCAATAAATAAAACCACATTGCGTCTGGTGCTGCGGCCTCTATAACTAATGGAATTTACGTGTAAACATCAGCAGTATAAAATCTTAGGAGGCTGAGAATTTCTTGTGCATTGAACTGAATTTGAACTTAGAAAATGGCAGCTCTCTTGTCTATTTGCTCGGTGATATTCCTGATAATACTCGGGATCGCCAGGTTTAATGGAGTTGATGGAGCTGGAGAATGTGGGAAATCGGCTACACAAGTTGAAAATGCTGCAGTTTCTGAATGATGTGCTGAGATAAGGACAATGGATAAGGATCCAGCCTGCCTTTGTACTGTTATGCTTTCTAATACAGCCAAGAGTTTTGAAGCCAAGCCAGAAATTGCAGTCAACATTCCCAAACGCTGAAAAATTGCTGATCGTCCTGTGGGCTACAGCTCATTTACTTCTCTTTTCCCCATTTCATCTTCAAATCTCAGTTTTATTTACAGCCATATTTCAATTGTTCTATTCAAACTGGCTCGTCTCTTGCAACTTATACATTGCTTTGAAAAGCAACATCAGTCATGGTATTTTATAATATACTTGCTTATATGAATATGCTGTTCTCTAGAAGCTTTGATCTAGTTCTTTCTAGCCAAGAACTGTAACTTTACATCCATGCATAAATGCTTCTGAGCTCTTTTTAGCTAGTTATTTATGCTTATATAATCTCTGCCCAAACAGTTCTTCATTTTTTTGAATGCTTCACTGAGAACTGTGAAAAAATAGTTCTTTGGAATAACGATATTTCTCGCAGTGGAAGTCATTTCTGTTCATGACCACCTTCATATTTCATTCTCTTTTACCATTTAACAGTTATAGACAAATGCTTAAAGCTAACCTGCATGGATCTGTCTCACAGTAAGATATGATCAggcttgagagagagagagatttagCTCTTACTTTATCAAACTCTTTAAAACAAAACATCATATACTGTGTAAAACATTAGTTAGGACATTTTTTTACCCAGCTAGAGTTAAAAGGGGAAGGAGATCGAGAGAGTTGAACCTTCAAGTTCAACTTTGATACAGTTATATCAGACTAAGCCTGAGACCGCAAAGAGTCCTACAATACCAATACATAAAGCCTCAACTCCCTCTCTAATATAGTCTAATATATTTATCTTCTTATTTCCATAGTATTGAGGAAGATCATAGTCATCATTCCTGTGACATAAACAAACAGAATATTTTTAAGTCCAATAGATGATGGGTTAAAGGCAAAGAACAAaattagtagaaaataaaaagataaattaattaattatttattaaggaTTTGCTAACCTTAGCTTATAGAtgctaatttttcatattatggGGCTAAAGCTAGTAGTAGAGTGAACCTGCATAatcatattatcaaaattaatgaaattttcataatttataaagaaaaaaaaataatttttcatattttggtTCACATACCCTGCCACCAATTCCCTCTTGAAGCACTGTTTGAATTGTTGCCATTGGAATCATCACTTTTATCATCTTTCTTCAACTGttgattaaaaagaaaagaaaattcagtTTAATAAAGAATATACAAttaatagtaattaaaaaaaattataaatttattttacattaaatttgAGTCTAGtctaattcattttaaaatttaatttaaaaaaaagtcttTGCTTAAAATAAATGCgaaatttaagattttatacTCACACTATGATGAGATTCAGGGTTATTGGTCCTGGGAGAATAATTCTCTTGGCCACCATAATAGATAGATGAGCTGAAATAACAAGGTTCTGCTGTCTCATTTTGATAGATAGAACTTGCATCTTTGCCAAGTATGCCAGTGCTGCTGCCTGCCTTGTTGCTTTGAGAAGAATTACCTGAAAAGAAcccaattaaaaaattttaaattaaaaattctattttcattccactaataaaaaaataaagatactaCTCTAGACCTTAAATTATAATAAGAtataatgttgagttttttttatttatttatttttttaatggaacATTTAAAGTCGGTGCATATTCTATGTATACCCAATCTAGTTAGCACACAAATCAGACAAAAATCTACAGTTGAAAAACTGTTGGGTTAGTGATTCTGACAAGTTGTACTTAGACAAGTTGATGAGAGAACTTGAAAAAGATGCTAATCCAGGAAAGAGCACATACCTGGATTCCCATATTTGCCTCCGCCACCTTGATTTCCCATGATCCCTGAAGAGTCCCTCCCCAGCCCCTAAATTTTGAAGAATAATAACAAAAAGATAACAAACTTTATATCAATATCTTATATTAGGCTCAatcaaaataacaataataataatataatttttttttaaaaaaataaaggaaatgcAAATCTAGATTCAAGATGAACACTAGTTAGTCAACTATGCATTACAGTAACATTGATAGGGACATGAAAATTGATAAAACTGTATCCATGGATTGGAGGCTATGGATTATCCAATGAAAAGTAATAGAGAGATTTTTTTtgggttattttttaaaacttttgtttgttttttacTTTATGAAATAAAGAATTGAAATTGATTGAAAAATACCCATGAAAGCCAATGAAAATAAGTATTATCACATGAAGCTACCATCTTTATCAATGGAGATTAATGGgctaataataatatatcacAAATGGGTCCAAGAAAAATCTGATAGAAATGAATCAAAAAGAGGATGATTACCGTTGATGGAGAAGAGAAAATAGACCCAAAAAcacttgaagaagaagaagcagaagaagaatctTTAGGACCAAAGAGATGATCAAAAGAAGAAGCACCACTCTGTTGTCTCTTGTTTTCCATGAAATATACCTAATAATTAAGACAACAGATACCTTAACCAAACTCTTCTGTCAACCAACTAACAAAACTGTACTGTTTCTTTAAGAAACTATAACGACCTCCAAAGAAAAGACactaaaaggggaaaaaaagaggtagcagaagcagaagcagtaATGGGTAGATAAGATTTGCAGAGCTAAAGAACAAGAGCAAACAGAGAGCACGTGAAGATAGAAAGATGATTTGCAGAGTTAAGAGCAAATGATGTCTGCAATTTATAAGCCCAAAAAGCAATAGTTTTGTCTTTGGATTCTATTTCTAATTTGCCCTGCAGCAACCCATGTGCCTCTATTCAATTTTCTATCGACACATGGATTCTTCATCTTCTCTCCAGGTGGAAAATCCTTCTATCTCCAACCCCTTTTAGCCACGTGTACTTTCTTGTCCATATCTTTGACTctgttttaattttcttttgctttcttgCTGTTTGTTTCATGGGAAAGTGGATAAGGTCGTTGCCTTACCCCTTCAACTTGGGCTCTTGGGTTATGATATTATTTTGCCTCTTTTGCAAAAAATGGTTGACCCCTCATCCGATTCTTTatccatttttttctttttctattcacTTACTGAAATCAAAGAAGATATGAGAGGTGGCTCTTCCCTGgctccaaatctttcaagaatcAATGGCGGAATATATGTTTTGTAAAAAGGAAGATGAAGTATGTTTTTCACGTGCGTTTGCATGCCTTTCTTTAATCTTTATCATGTTCATTGTACACAGCAATTTTGTTCCATTGTTCGATTTTCTTAggaatttttttgataaattaaataaaacacatatttatataaatattaatttttttagctaatgattatttatacaatttataaaattattttttattttaaattctcgTTCCACCTTATTTAATCTCTCTTTTTCTTGAATGGATTTTGTTAGTAATTAGGTGATCAAATGTTTATCCTCAACTACAGAAGTCGGCGATCTTCGaggaatttttaaaaaagaaaaagtcggCGATTGAGTTGGTAATTTCATGTAGTGCATGAGGATAAGgatttaaattttgttaattttttaaatcttttataCAAAAATGAgaggtttaaaaaattaaatatatatttttttaaaaataaaattaaatattaaaaatacataaacgttagatttatttagatatatttatcattaaattaaattaaagttatgagtatataaatattttttttataaattatttaatatttaaaatttatttatttaactaatttaaatttatattcaataacttaataatttaactttattaacaatattttatttttataatatgcagtaattttattttttatgtgaaTTTTTTATATGGAAATATATGTGTAAAATTAtggtattaattttaaaattactcattattttatttcattaaatttcatGTGTACAAAGATATCATTGAAAGTAATTGACTTTTTTGTTTGAAAATATAATTGACttttatatgttaaaaaatgCAACTTTAtatgttaatttaaaaatttgctaAAATTGCAAAAGGTtgaaaaaataagtttaaactGAAATATTAGGattaaaatgtgaaaaatatgtaaaattgaGTCTTTTTTTAATCTAATTGTAAtgcattttttttcaaattcaaaaagaaaatcTCAAAAAAATTCtgtataattaaattgaaacaaaataagattgaaatttacCAACCACCGACTTTAAAAATGGAAGCGttcatatttgatttcaattaaaaatattccCTTAAGTAATTAACTAAAATAAGaatctatattttcaaaaaaattgtaACTTTcatattctaaaaaaattatcatttttttagaatataaaaaaataatgattctcttcctttaaaaaattaattatacagagacttaatttaataataagtgcatttaaataaattaaaaaaattttaaattttactattttaatttttaattttcattaaaaaaataaatttattattttttaataaaattaaaattcaaaattcagtccaattaataaaaatcaacTAAATCTAATACAATTTATGATTATAATTTATCTTTCgtctaaataatttaattatttttagtttattcaatcaataatcaaattgaattcGATAAATATAAGTAATCTGTAAAGAGCATTTAATgttgatttgaccaaatcagtCGGTGAAAtcttataattttgaaaatatttaagtttttctctttaaataaaaataatagattgaAGTAGTATTTGATAGCTTTCAAATTTATTCGGATGTATTTATTATTAGACTAAATCTATGATAatagattattattttttataattttttagtatttgaaatatttaaagaatttaattaataaaaaaatatttttttattaaaaaaaattattttaaaaaaattattatttttaaaataaacaattatttttaaaatattaataattttatttgatcaaATTTTCAATCTAAATCAAATACTGTTTATctctaatttgaatttttaaattctattcTTGACATTTCAAAGTTTTACAATGCAGCGTTATCTAATGATTATGGATATGGATTATGTATAAGTTGATCTGTTAACATTTtctcaaataatttaataaaatatttattttgaagaGAAATTAGTATAGaagtataataatttaaagaatAATATATGGAAAGAGAATAAAGTGGGGATAATATAATAACAAGGTAGATTACTTGTTACTTATTGCTGTTGTGCCATAATGCAAGTGACGTGGATGTATAGGATTGGAGGGTACTTATCTTTTCTTAAAATTGTTGTTTTATAATTATAGGAATCAAGATAATATTGATCCTAATCTTGGAATCATTAGCACCAAAtccttttaattaaatttataaatcattGGCTCTTTTGAAGATGACAACCACCTATGCAATTAGTTTTTGATAGGAATTAGGAATTTCATCAACATCTTGATAAGATTCTCTTATTTTAAACAAGACAAATTTCTAATAAAATGCTACGGTTTGCCTCTTTCTTTACACTGTATTTAGATAAATAagtgaaaaatttttaaaataaagaaagataaaattttaaaattttcttaatctAATAATTTAGTGGATTGAAAAAGTAAATTTagagtttataaaattttcaaaaattatattatgatcGCTGAGATATTAGTATTCAGATTGAAATCCAACTCTAAAAGAAAAGTCAGACTCAAAATCTGATTCTATCAGACCTCTCGCAGTTAAAGCAGACTGAAGGCCCGAACTCATAAGAGAAGAGTCCAACTCATTTAACATTGAGAGTAAGAGAGCAAATTCAATTATGCTATAATCTTATCAGCACTGTAGCAGGAGAATAGTTATATGTTctagagaataaaaaaaaaagaataaaaaagagaaaCACGATCCATCTAGACCAAATTCCCTGATAGATgcaaaaaccctattttctttctgaatctcagattatcacatactttttataattttcttcaaacacaagatttatttaatataactaTAGAATTACTttttgagaaaaataatttttaaaaaatattaaaaaattatttaaaattatttttaacataatttaatcataataaCACTAAAATATCAATGAAACGACATATATATGCAAGTAAAGTGACAAATCAATGTCCTATTTCCTAAAGTAGTAAAGTCCTATTGTCATTGATGATAGGGGCCAACTTTAGATTATGTGGCCATAATTCATGTCCCTTTTatcctttaatttatttatttaaaatgaaaaaaaaaaaaaaagattatatgCTAACTACAATTTTCTAACTATCAAATATTTATCtcgtaaattaattaaaaattgtttGTTTGATTATATGCTAATTATAAATATACTTTTTATATGGAAAATCattgtttttaattattattttattaatccatTGTTGGGGAAAATTGAATAGCAAAGTGTATAAtgataaatgtgagatttctcAAGTCTGAAAATctattacaaaattaattaaaggaaaaaaaaattctttgacCAGTAGAAGAACATATATATGAACGATGATTCTGAGATGATAAAACGACAACGTATGAGATATAGTTGAAGAATTTAGTAGGATATCTTTGATTCTTTAGGTTCGTTTTGGATAGCTTCGGATAAGtgcaaacaaaaacaaaaaatatatataaaagagaaaaagaggtcaacttttatatatatatatatatatatataatttaaggctaaaatatttttgaggaAGGTTCCAttcaaataaattagttaataaaatattttttatcaaataaaaattaaataatttaaagaaaattaaataatttaaagaaaattaaatacaatTAATAGACTATATCACGCGAATTAACTTTtgaaaagaataattttttattttttattttttattttcaaaaaataattgacATATAAGTGATTTTCTAAGGTGGGTCATTGGTACAGCCTCTATGGATCTTTGGCATTTGTCCAAATCTTTTGCTTGCTTTACCGCTTCACTAAAATTCCCGTCTGCCTTCTTTCAACTTTATTGCTTTCTATTATTGCACTAAAATAacgtgtttttatttttttaattgatggttaaatttaactttttaaaattttctaataattttatattgttagattaaaatctaaaattcctttaatttttttaattattgtatgGATATTGatgtgattaaaaataaaacttaaatgtaattaatcaatttatacaaaaaaaatatgaagggattgatgtttatggatataaCTCCAACACAGATTAATAAACTCAtgagtgaatgtaatgaaatattttgagtttaaaattaatttataaaaatttattagtttttatactgtaaaaaaataaaattagttattgaatttattaaaaatctgaCTAGTACAAACtaatgaatataaaatttgGTAATTATAAATGAAATGAGAATCTATtacattatatttaataatttttcatgaaGAATCAACCTATTCAAAAGATGACGAGTCTTAGTGATGCATAGAGTGTATGACGTCTTGATTTTCTTTTGGAAAACTTATGTGGCTGCATACTAACTTATTAGATCCTTTATACGTGATCTTCCTTTATACGTAACCCTACTTTATGATAACGTATTCCATCACACGCCTCActaacttatttttataaatggatAATTTTTCTCCATATATTATATTCATCAAGTGGAGAATCATTTAGGAAAAAaagtcattaaaatttaaatatttaatttcctatattataaacaatgtttgattaatgaaataattaatatttaattattacaaaattagtaaaaaaaatctaaaattttcatcaaataatctatttcttttataaaatcttATTATCCCCacattaatgaaattatatacatatattttttttatttatttagtaaaaaagagagaaattagatgagaatctcaatttataaattttattaaaaaactaatatatttataataaattaaacgtGTGAGTACTTCAGAAAATAGATATGAAAGAGTGGATAGATGAAGGAAAATTCTGGAACTTTGGCAGTCAAAAAATAGGGAAATTCACAGCAAATTGCACAAAATGGGAGAGGAACATATTCTAGTTGGATATATAAAGGTAAATGAAATAGAAATGTCAAAAGTTGCGTATTGCAACTCTCGTTGAgaaaatcatattttaaaaattaatttaaccaaATAATTTAGTGTGACATGGGATTTCAATGTCAAATAGAGTCATAGTTCTAGAAGAAGCATTGAatcgggaaaaaaaaaaaaaagaatgcaaATGTGACATGGGTGAGCCTAAGCTATTTATGAATTGAAAAGGAGATGCAATTGCATGGTAGTGAAGGAGGCGAAGCAACCAAGTCAAATTGCACCAAAATATAGAATCATACATATGTAATattctttatctttttttttttattatttttttattcttttctggGTTCTGGAATACATACATGTAAAGTCATTTTAGGTGTAGTTAGGGTgaacagtattcggttcaaataaaaaaaattgaccgaatcgaatcgatttaaaaatttagttcggttttttatacatttcagttcggttcgatttttaatttcagaaatttcggttatttcagttcggttcgattttgataaaaaaaaccaaaaaaaccgaaccgaaccgattagtgataataatatattttttcaataatatagagaaattaaatcatattaagattaaaatattttaattaaattttaaaatattaaaaataaagtgtaaaaaataaaaaaattattaaaaatctaaaccgatcaaaccgaaccgaatcgaaccgaatcagaccggttcggttcggttcggtttctgatcaaaatcgattcggttcggtttttataaacactaaaattttgattttcggtttattcggttcggttcggttcaaaaccgaaccgaccgaatgctcacccctacgtGTAGCCTCTGAATTGCCAAAACGTGATGAATAATTGGCCTACATGGAATGGTCTCGAAGCATTTCAGTTGggttttttaaattcaattttagtcAGTTTGATTCCTACTTTTTAAATTGAGTTATTGATTTGAATtggttgaaatttttaattttttatatatttatcgtCGAAGGCTTTTTGTCTTTATGGGCCTTGAAATGTAATAATATTTTGTaggtaaaaaagaaaattgattgaCATGTcacatttgaattaaaaaaaaatactctaaGAAAAGTGAGATGGAATAATAatggtttatttttctttaattaatgtTTCGAGCATaacacttttaaaatttaaaaataactatttGTTCGTTTAGTGGATCCTCTTTATATGAATctagatgagtaaatcaatttAGAGTCTGAATACCACATAATTCATACTACAAATTGATGTGGTAGAAAATAGAATTGAACTGCAATTAGTCAATCTGTAAAAGAGAACATGCGAGGTGGTTGGTGTTTATGGACAACCATTCTAATGTTCAAGTTAATCAACTAATAAAATGAGTGAAtgtaattaatttctttaatttaaaatgagtgtgtaaaaatgtatattttaatttctgtgcacatttttttttatactataaaaaaagaTGAAGTTAGTTATCAAATCTTTTGAAAATTCGACTGGTATCGACTATTAGATAGGAGATCCTATGTTTGTAGGTATAGTGGAGATCTATTAGGTTACATCTACTAACGTAGCTTTTCATGAACATTCGATCTACTCGAGGGAAGGCAAATCTTAGTGAAGCAACTAAGTATTGTCCTAATCTTACTTTCTATGAGTGAGACCTTTGCGACCGTGTATCAGCTTATTAGATCTTTATAGGGATGTCAGTTGGGCGGGTTTtcacgggtacccgatccgctcaaaccctattaggacggatttgggtTTTTACAAAACGGATTTAGGCGGATTtggatttgaaaaattttacttgtctcggattcgggtagggttcaGAATTAGATGATCagatacccgttacccgaacctGATTAGTATATCacaaaactaaccctaaccctaatccttaatttctttttttcatttttacttCCCTCCCTCCGTCGGCACCTCTCTCCCCTCTCTCCCCTGCTTCCCTTCCCATAATTCTCGATCGACTCCTCTCTCCTCCACTTCATTGACGACTGCCGGCGCAGGCCAGTCggcatctccttctctctccagtCGGTAACATCTCCCACAGTCCCACTTCCCAGTCAAcgcctctctcccccacttcacggACGAGTGCCGGCAGCCCAGTCGACACCGGCaatgtctcctttctctccccagtcgacgataaatcttcttTCTCCCGATATCTCATTCTCTCTCTCCAATGGCCACATCTCCCACTTCTTAgtcggagacaactcttccctcttCCCCGGTCGGcatcggcgacatctccttctctctcctcAGTCGGTGACATCTACTCTTTCCGATTGACCattctctcccccacttcactgacgactgccggAGACAACCCTTGCCTCTCCACAATCGGCGTCGGCGACATCTCCCTGGAACTCTCCTCAGgtttgcaatcaaattttttgataatcaagatcttttatgtgattaaagaattttagaatttatgaactATTAATTAGATTACTTGGATAcggttaaaaaatttaattatttgttatttgatTATTGTTCTCCAATGTTTCTGCTGGGCATTTCTGAGTTGTGCATATCTTAGGGATAGTTTTAGGTTGAATAGCTAATTGAGGTTGATATTTGGGTTGTGCAAATTTTCTAATTCAGGTTTGATATTTGGattataatatctaaatttttaattttttttttcattgaattgaatttaaaaaaatcgggTTCGGTCGGGTTCGGGTACTGTACGGATATTGTTAAACAGATTTAGAACGGATACgggtaataaaattaaaatactaaacggatttgggacgggttcggtaattttatatataatcgagttcggatttgggtactctcaatttcgcgggtaccctacccgtttacatccctaaatCTTTACCATGTGGTctgtcttatggtgacagctcatgatttattttgagcgattattatattatataagagATCTCTCCATTTGTCTTtaattctttagattcgaaCGTTACAGTTGTCTTCACGATCTTAAACACGTGGCATGTCTAGATTGACTCTTCATGCTTGGGTCGTTTTGTCTTTTATTGAGAATAAATGATAATTACTTTGTTTCTTAAACCATATTCAAAATTTACgattaaaatcataatataaaaacCATTATTCTCCATCCATTTTCACTTTTTCTTAACTGTTTTCTACTCTTCAAAAAAGACTCAACTGCCCATTCTCTCATTCTCGTAAttccttaaaataattttttttcaatactccttttataattatataataattttaaaatataaaattatataaatttttttacataattataaGTACTATTCTATTAATACAGAgtcaatttattaaaaagtaaaatacttTTAACGAGTATTTACTtcacttataaaaattaaattttcgaattcacttaaaaataaaagtgataTATCACTCTCTCGAtacttattaattaaaattatataaatatgagaCGTGTTCAAAtaagtataattaatttaagatgggtaaatataattttaatatatttaaatttaaatagagaaGTTTTCACGCATTTCCTTTTTAGGGTTATTTTATGTGCAACTTAAAATACGATTATTAATCAATTCTGGCATTTTACAATTGTATCCCTCAATTAGTCTAGGAGTGCTTTAACGTTTCAGCCCTTCACACTGTCTTTTTCGTATACACTTTGGTCATTTACAATTTCACCCTTAGATTTTCTTCGGCCCCTTTTCATGGTGTTTTTTTTTGGGGCCTAACGTATATTTAGCCACTGTTTTTTTTGACTCCTCTACCAATTATTTTCCAGTAGGCTTAGTCCTTTAGAAAACGACATCGTCTCAATGTTATTGGCTCTCGTGGAACCCAGCATGCAtgcat
This region of Manihot esculenta cultivar AM560-2 chromosome 10, M.esculenta_v8, whole genome shotgun sequence genomic DNA includes:
- the LOC110625040 gene encoding uncharacterized protein LOC110625040, translating into MENKRQQSGASSFDHLFGPKDSSSASSSSSVFGSIFSSPSTGLGRDSSGIMGNQGGGGKYGNPGNSSQSNKAGSSTGILGKDASSIYQNETAEPCYFSSSIYYGGQENYSPRTNNPESHHSLKKDDKSDDSNGNNSNSASRGNWWQGSLYY